GTATGCCCGGTCTGTCCTCCCCCCCCTCCCCCCCCTCGCAGTTAAGGGCCTTCGCGAACTCGCGGGCGACCTTTCCCTTGCCCACACCGTCCGGGCCGGCAAAGAGGTAGGAGTGGGCGACCCTGCCGGTAGCTATGGCCCTCCCGAGTATCTCCGTCTCCCTCTCATGCCCCAGGATATCTCCGAAAGACATCTATACACCAGCCTTTTCTATTATACCGCATATCTCTTTATGTATGGCCTCTATCTCCCCCTCACCCTTTACCACCCGTATCCTCTGCGGCTCCTTA
This genomic stretch from Thermodesulfobacteriota bacterium harbors:
- a CDS encoding DNA polymerase III subunit gamma/tau, giving the protein MSFGDILGHERETEILGRAIATGRVAHSYLFAGPDGVGKGKVAREFAKALNCEGGEGGEDRPGI